In a single window of the Natrialba magadii ATCC 43099 genome:
- a CDS encoding FAD-dependent oxidoreductase has protein sequence MGYESLFDPLSIGDVTLRNRIMSSGHQTTLVSDHLPTEDFTAYHRARAQGGAGLIVLEAHAVDESGLLTSHTIDASRDAIVDAYEPVTEQLHDDGAAVFAQLFHGGRERYTGDYAPPAPAPSDTPTDRLKVVPRPLTTAEVREMIDSFAAAAERMERAGLDGVEIVGSHSYLPAQFWSPHLNDRTDEYGGDLENRCRFTVDIVDEIRERTSDGFAVGVRLSAEERHRRGLDFSETIPIIEHIDAACDLDYWSVVVGSSSTHRSCSYIVPPATEDHGVVEQPGEAVKELVDVPVIVTSRINEPEIGDQLIREGAADVVGMTRALIADPSLPRKVATDNRENVTPCVACNQGCIGRYQEGLPIRCTVNPETGREREFADDETVSTASAVTVVGGGPAGLVCATAAADRGHDVTLLEQADRLGGQVRHYADLSHRGAFGDWIDTLATRAANAGVDVQLETRFEPAELADAGADADADADADDSADAVVLATGAAGRVPNIPITADARVLTPGELLADPDSVRGDTVLVSDWDGNEAALDVAMACSESGRAASVELATATYSPGENVQQYVQNQLLGTLSERNVTFTPHTRVAEIGAADDTGAGTDVVLENIHSETRERRNDIDVVVFAHRGEVAYEPFREAAAQTDVPVHRVGDSWAPRSLDEAVREGYELGREL, from the coding sequence ATGGGTTACGAGAGTCTCTTCGACCCCTTGTCAATCGGTGACGTCACGCTGCGGAATCGAATCATGTCCTCGGGCCACCAGACGACGCTCGTCTCGGATCACCTCCCGACCGAAGATTTCACCGCGTATCACCGGGCCCGCGCACAGGGTGGGGCCGGTCTGATCGTTCTCGAAGCTCACGCAGTCGACGAGAGCGGTCTACTGACCTCGCACACGATCGACGCGAGCCGGGACGCCATCGTTGACGCCTACGAACCCGTCACAGAGCAGCTCCACGACGATGGCGCGGCCGTCTTCGCACAGCTCTTCCACGGCGGCCGCGAGCGCTACACGGGCGACTACGCACCGCCGGCCCCTGCGCCGTCGGATACGCCGACCGACCGACTGAAGGTCGTCCCGAGACCGCTGACGACCGCGGAAGTTCGCGAGATGATCGACTCCTTCGCCGCTGCAGCCGAGCGGATGGAGCGGGCCGGACTGGACGGCGTCGAGATCGTCGGCTCGCACAGCTACCTCCCCGCACAGTTCTGGAGTCCGCATCTCAACGACCGCACCGACGAGTACGGTGGCGACCTCGAGAACCGCTGTCGGTTCACCGTCGACATCGTCGACGAGATCAGGGAGCGAACCAGCGACGGCTTCGCCGTTGGTGTCCGACTGAGCGCTGAAGAGCGCCACCGCCGCGGACTCGACTTTTCGGAGACGATCCCCATCATCGAGCACATCGACGCCGCCTGCGACCTCGACTACTGGAGCGTCGTCGTCGGCAGTTCGAGTACCCACCGAAGTTGTAGCTACATCGTCCCGCCGGCGACGGAGGACCACGGCGTCGTCGAACAGCCCGGAGAGGCCGTCAAGGAACTCGTCGATGTCCCGGTAATCGTCACCTCGCGGATCAACGAGCCTGAAATCGGCGATCAGTTGATTCGAGAGGGCGCAGCCGACGTCGTCGGGATGACGCGAGCGCTCATCGCCGACCCGTCGCTGCCTCGGAAAGTGGCGACCGACAACCGCGAGAACGTAACGCCCTGTGTCGCCTGCAACCAGGGCTGTATCGGCAGATACCAGGAGGGGCTCCCGATCCGCTGTACGGTCAACCCCGAGACGGGACGCGAGCGAGAGTTTGCGGACGACGAGACTGTCTCAACAGCTTCGGCCGTGACCGTCGTCGGCGGCGGCCCCGCCGGACTCGTCTGTGCGACGGCCGCAGCCGACCGCGGCCACGACGTGACGCTCCTCGAGCAAGCGGATCGACTCGGCGGCCAGGTTCGCCACTACGCCGACCTCTCACATCGCGGTGCGTTCGGCGACTGGATCGACACGCTCGCGACCCGTGCGGCGAACGCGGGTGTCGACGTCCAACTCGAGACGCGGTTCGAACCAGCCGAACTCGCGGACGCAGGCGCAGACGCAGACGCAGACGCAGACGCAGACGACTCGGCGGACGCCGTCGTGCTGGCGACAGGAGCGGCTGGCCGCGTGCCGAATATTCCAATCACCGCCGATGCGCGTGTGTTGACGCCCGGCGAACTGCTCGCAGACCCCGATAGCGTCCGCGGCGACACCGTTCTCGTCTCGGACTGGGACGGCAACGAGGCCGCACTGGACGTGGCTATGGCGTGTTCCGAGTCTGGTCGCGCAGCGAGCGTCGAACTCGCGACGGCGACGTACTCGCCCGGCGAAAACGTCCAGCAGTACGTCCAGAACCAGCTCCTCGGCACGCTTTCGGAGCGAAACGTCACGTTCACGCCGCACACGCGAGTCGCCGAAATCGGTGCTGCGGATGACACGGGTGCCGGGACAGACGTTGTACTCGAGAACATCCACAGCGAGACCCGCGAGCGGCGGAACGATATCGACGTGGTCGTCTTCGCTCACC
- a CDS encoding methyl-accepting chemotaxis protein produces MSERGELQNVVEHTETVHERIGETVAVTETQSTELAALRREIDTLSATMEEVASSATEVETLTEEASDTASSGVERSERVSEHADQASADVERLLDAVESVGEQTDRVHEIVDIIVDIATQTHVLALNASIQAAHAGESGAGFAIVADEVKALAEETESNATEIRSVLDTLTTDIETGLERGTETQGSVEEMVAQVDEMADALGEIQRAVERSSDGVREIADANDDQAVSVSELATRLNTVSEQAQTVQQEMTAVDADADAQRQRIRHITSFVDNLPGYAYRNENEKGWPVQFASEGIAELTGYTSSQLVSGEVSVGDDIVHDDDQAAIWETVQKHLDRRDSFALEYRMNTASGDVIRVREQGRGRYDENGEVVAIEGYVWRVDNTYKQIAPKRSAAHDGETEPARERDRDRSSTVGAE; encoded by the coding sequence ATGAGTGAACGTGGCGAACTGCAAAACGTGGTCGAGCACACCGAGACCGTCCACGAGCGCATCGGTGAGACGGTCGCAGTAACCGAAACGCAGTCGACGGAACTCGCGGCGCTGCGCCGCGAGATCGACACGTTGAGTGCAACGATGGAGGAGGTTGCCTCGAGTGCGACCGAGGTCGAGACGCTAACCGAGGAGGCGTCCGACACTGCTTCGAGCGGCGTCGAACGGAGCGAGAGGGTGAGCGAGCACGCCGATCAGGCATCTGCCGACGTCGAACGATTGCTGGACGCCGTCGAATCGGTCGGCGAACAGACCGACCGCGTCCACGAAATCGTCGACATCATCGTCGATATTGCCACGCAAACGCACGTACTGGCACTCAATGCGAGTATCCAGGCTGCACACGCCGGTGAGTCAGGAGCCGGCTTCGCCATCGTCGCAGACGAGGTCAAAGCACTCGCCGAGGAGACGGAGTCGAACGCGACCGAGATCCGCTCGGTCCTCGACACGCTGACGACTGACATCGAGACCGGACTCGAACGCGGCACCGAGACGCAGGGATCCGTCGAGGAGATGGTTGCGCAGGTCGACGAGATGGCCGACGCGCTGGGCGAGATTCAGCGCGCCGTCGAACGCTCGAGCGACGGCGTCCGCGAGATTGCAGACGCGAACGACGATCAGGCCGTCAGCGTTTCCGAACTGGCGACGCGACTCAACACGGTTTCCGAGCAGGCCCAGACGGTCCAACAGGAGATGACAGCGGTCGACGCCGACGCAGACGCACAGCGCCAGCGGATTCGGCACATTACGTCCTTCGTGGACAACCTCCCCGGCTACGCCTACCGCAACGAGAATGAAAAGGGCTGGCCGGTGCAGTTCGCCTCCGAGGGTATTGCCGAACTGACCGGCTATACGTCGTCACAGCTCGTCAGCGGCGAGGTCTCCGTCGGCGACGACATCGTCCACGACGACGACCAGGCAGCGATCTGGGAAACCGTCCAGAAGCACCTCGACCGGCGCGACTCGTTCGCACTCGAGTACCGGATGAACACAGCCAGCGGAGACGTCATTCGCGTCCGCGAGCAGGGACGAGGGCGGTACGACGAGAACGGCGAGGTCGTCGCCATCGAGGGCTACGTCTGGCGCGTTGACAACACCTACAAACAGATCGCACCGAAACGGTCTGCAGCGCACGACGGTGAGACGGAGCCAGCGCGCGAGCGCGACCGCGACCGATCCTCGACGGTCGGCGCAGAATAG